A region of the Desulfonatronovibrio hydrogenovorans DSM 9292 genome:
ATTCAGGCCGGAAAATGAGAAAAAAACCAGGTTTGTCCACACCCTTAACGGTTCAGGTCTGGCTGTGGGCAGAACCATGGTGGCTATCCTGGAAAATTATCAGCAGGAGGACGGCACAATACTGATCCCGGAAGTTTTAAGGCCCTACATGGGAGGGATCAGGTCCATAGGCGGATAAACAGTAACAGGGCTGCCAGGGCCGGGCTATTCTTCAAAGCTCCGGACAATGGCCTGTTCGCGCCGCAACGGACAGAATGAAGGGGTGAGCTTAGTCTCGGCCGGGATGGCCCTTTTGGGCGGGGTGGACACATTACACTGCATGTCCCTGTTTTCCAGGGTGTTGCAGAATGGACAGTCCAGACATTTTTTGACCACGAATATCATGTTGTTCTCCTGAATAGTTATTCCTGAATGACTTCAGCCCCTGAAGGAGGGACAAAGGTGAATAGGTCCGGCTCCAGTTCAGGGTCCAGATTTATGTTCTCCAGACGCAGCTCATTGCCGTTGCCGAAAAAGTCCACCAGAAGAATCCGGTGCATGAGCCCTTCCTGGTCAGCCCAGATATAAGCCAGGACCAGGCTGGGTTCGGGGTTTTTGGGGATCAGCTTGATCTTGGAAAATCCATCCTCCAGGCCCTGGTCTTCAATCCTGAAATCCTGCCTGAGTTCGGCCTGACCTGAAATAAACCTGAGCATGGTCCTGGAAGTGAGCACTTCATCCGCCTGGTATCTGTAGACGGTTTCTTCCTGGGGGAAATAATTCCACACTGTGTCCTGGTTGACAATAAGAAGTTCCTCCTCAGGGGTCCGGGATTCCCAGCGGACCATCAGGGGCTTTTGAAAAAAGATCTTTCCGGTCAATTCCTCCTGCTCCCGGGTGGCTGCATTGGTCAGGATCTGGACATAGTCGGCTTCAAAGGAATCAATGGCTTCATAGCGCTCCTGAACCAGGTCTGCGGTTTCAGAAAAAGCCCAGGTACTGGT
Encoded here:
- the lolA gene encoding outer membrane lipoprotein chaperone LolA, coding for MKYCTLFFLCLMTVGLTSTWAFSETADLVQERYEAIDSFEADYVQILTNAATREQEELTGKIFFQKPLMVRWESRTPEEELLIVNQDTVWNYFPQEETVYRYQADEVLTSRTMLRFISGQAELRQDFRIEDQGLEDGFSKIKLIPKNPEPSLVLAYIWADQEGLMHRILLVDFFGNGNELRLENINLDPELEPDLFTFVPPSGAEVIQE